From the genome of Modestobacter marinus:
TCCCAAGGACCTGGAGGCGCTGCCGGAGCTGATGAAGCTGGCCAACCAGGCACGCACCGCGGTGAACTTTCCCCACCCGCCGCAGCCCGCGACCAGGAAGCCGACGGCTGCACCGACCGCGGCTGAGCGGATCGCAGCCGCCCGCCAGCAAGCCGGCGAGCGGCGCCGCCTAGCTCCCGAGGCAGGCCCGGACCTGGGCCGCTGAGAGAACGGCCCGCGATGGACCCGGCACGGCAGCAGATCAGCCTCCCCCGAGGGCGTCCCCGCGCCCAGGACGAGGGACTGGGTACGTGGTGCGGGCTGGCTCGGCCGGATGTTCGCCCACGAGCTCAGGAAGCAGAAGGGGTGGGCCCGGGCCAGAGCGGCCGCCAGCCTCATCGTCTACCCGGCCGCCGCGCCCGTGGTCGCGTGGTCCAAGCGCAGGAACACTGTGGTCGAGCATGAAGGGCGAGCCGACGCTGACCAGCGGTGAGTCGCTGAGCGATGGGCGGCTGCCGGTGGAGTCCCGCACTGCTGCAGGCGCATCGAGGAATGCTCTTCGTGTCTGTGGGTGTGGAGTGCGGCAGGCCGTACACCCTCTCGGGGCAGCATCGCCGACTCCTCGCAGCCCGGGTGCGCCGGCTGTACTGTAGTGGGCGCCGCGTACAACGCTGCCCGCCGCCAGGCCCCAACCACTGAGGTTGGGGCCTCTCCTCTCTCCGGGCCCGCCAGCGACCAGGCGGCCGTGAGCAGCCGGCCAGCGTCTCGCAGAACTCTTCCCCGAGAGAGCGCGACGTTAGGGCTTCCGGTCCTGTCTCCTGCACGCGTGCCTCGAGGCTCGATGGCTGTCGCGATGAACACGCGTCGGACAAGCACGCCCACTCACACCTCAAGGCCCCTCCGCTCAGCGGCTGGGGCCTTTCTTATGTCCGAAGCGCGCCTGTAACTGCGCAGGCCAGCCGGCGCCGAGGCGAACACGGCGCCACGGCCGGAGGTTCTCGGCCAAGTGGCCGGATCCTCACGCCAGGTGAATCGGCGGAACCGCCGGCCCATGACTTTGGTGAGCGACTGAGCTAGCGCTCACCAACATCCAGGACGCGACTTTAGGCGCCGCGGTCCTGTTCCGTGCTCGCTGCCATGCGAGCTTCCACAACCGCCGAAGCCACCCCGAGACAGCCAGGAGCTTGACCCGGTTCTCCGGACACGTTCGGTTCGGTGATCATGCCGCGGTGAGTGCGGCGGTGTGAAGGGCTTCGAACTCTGCGGGGCTGCGGTAGCCGAGGCCGGAGTGGCGTCGTCGGGGGTTGTAGAAGCCTTCGATCCACTCGAAGATCGCCGAGCCCAGTTCGGCTCTGGTCGACCACTGGCGGCGGTCCAGGAGCTCGCGCTGCATGGTCGACCAGAAGCTCTCCATCATGGTGTTGTCCACGCTGGAGGCGACTCGGCCCATCGAGCCCAGCAGCCCGGCCGAGCGGAGCCGGTGCCCGAAGATCCAACTGGTGTACTGCGATCCGCGGTCGCTGTGCACGATCGCGCCGGGTGCTGGCCGGCGGCGCCAGCGGGCCATCTCCAGGGCGTCGACGACCAGCTCAGAGCGCATGTGGTCAGCGATCGACCAGCCGACGATGGTCCGGCTGAACACGTCGAGCACGGCGGCGCAGTAGACCTTTCCCTCGGCCGTGGGGTGTTCGGTGATGTCGGTGGCCCACAGCCGGTCCGGTGCGTCAGCGGCGAACCGGCGCTGCACCAGGTCCTCGTGCGGTGCCGGCAGGGGTCCGGTGCGGCGGTGCTTGCGCCGGTGGCAGACCCCGACCAGCCCAGCGGTGCGCATCAGCCGGGCGACCCGCTTGCGCCCGCACGCCAGCCCGAGACCGAGACGGAGTTCGGCGTGCACCCGAGGCGCCCCATAGGTGGCGCGAGAGCTGACGTGCACCTCGCGGATCGTCGTGGTCAGCGACGCGTCGGCGACTGCCCGGAGCGATGGTGGGCGGCCGTTCCACTCGTAGAAGCCTGAGCGGGAGACCCGCAGAATCCGGCAGGTCACCGTCACGGGGAAGCCGTCGGCGGCGAGCTCACGAACCAGCCGGAACGCTATTTTGGGTCCGGGAGCACCTCGCGGGCGAAGTAGGCAGAGGCCCGCTTGAGGATCTCGATCTCCATCTTCGCGACCCGCAGCTCCCGGCGC
Proteins encoded in this window:
- a CDS encoding IS3 family transposase; the protein is MTCRILRVSRSGFYEWNGRPPSLRAVADASLTTTIREVHVSSRATYGAPRVHAELRLGLGLACGRKRVARLMRTAGLVGVCHRRKHRRTGPLPAPHEDLVQRRFAADAPDRLWATDITEHPTAEGKVYCAAVLDVFSRTIVGWSIADHMRSELVVDALEMARWRRRPAPGAIVHSDRGSQYTSWIFGHRLRSAGLLGSMGRVASSVDNTMMESFWSTMQRELLDRRQWSTRAELGSAIFEWIEGFYNPRRRHSGLGYRSPAEFEALHTAALTAA